One Aegilops tauschii subsp. strangulata cultivar AL8/78 chromosome 7, Aet v6.0, whole genome shotgun sequence genomic window carries:
- the LOC109773500 gene encoding DIBOA-glucoside dioxygenase BX6 yields the protein MASDRLAALKAFDETKAGVKGLVDAGVKAVPDIFRHPPDPLSPCTKVAAIPVVDLSGPRSEVVAAVREAARTAGFFQLVNHGVPEAAMSGMLAAVRRFNEEPAEAKAPYYTRDAARRVRYNCNADLFRTMVGKWRDTIYMDDVDRLAAGEEEEVLPPACRGVAPKYTAQVRMLGRALFELLSEALGVRRGYLAEEAGCLETLSVAGHYYPACPEPHLTLGAVRHNDPGFLTVLLQDGVGGLQVLTDVEDGEGNVSAAWADVPAVPGALVVNVGDFLQLVSNDRFRSVAHRVVANSVGPRMSVACFFRAKGATVCAPVAMDGGGPPRYRTVTAEELLRSSGKQNGLRDVRL from the coding sequence ATGGCCTCCGACCGCCTCGCCGCCCTCAAGGCCTTCGACGAGACCAAGGCCGGCGTGAAGGGCCTCGTGGACGCCGGCGTCAAGGCCGTCCCGGACATCTTCCGCCACCCTCCGGACCCACTCTCCCCGTGCACCAAGGTCGCCGCAATCCCGGTCGTCGACCTCTCGGGCCCACGCTCTGAGGTGGTCGCCGCGGTGAGGGAGGCGGCGCGGACGGCGGGCTTCTTCCAGCTGGTGAACCACGGCGTGCCGGAGGCGGCCATGTCGGGGATGCTGGCGGCGGTGCGGCGGTTCAACGAGGAGCCCGCGGAGGCCAAGGCGCCCTACTACACGCGGGACGCCGCGCGGCGCGTGCGCTACAACTGCAACGCCGACCTCTTCCGGACCATGGTGGGCAAGTGGCGCGACACCATCTACATGGACGACGTGGACCGGCTGGCGgcgggcgaggaggaggaggtcctCCCGCCGGCGTGCAGGGGCGTCGCGCCCAAGTACACGGCGCAGGTGCGGATGCTGGGGCGCGCGCTCTTCGAGCTGCTGTCGGAGGCCCTGGGCGTGCGGCGCGGGTACctggcggaggaggccggctgcCTGGAGACGCTCAGCGTTGCCGGCCACTACTACCCGGCGTGCCCGGAGCCGCACCTGACGCTGGGCGCCGTCAGGCACAACGACCCCGGCTTCCTCACCGTGCTGCTCCAGGACGGCGTCGGCGGCCTCCAGGTGCTCACGGACGTCGAGGACGGCGAAGGGAACGTGTCCGCCGCGTGGGCCGACGTGCCGGCGGTGCCGGGGGCGCTGGTGGTGAACGTCGGCGACTTCCTGCAGCTGGTGTCCAACGACAGGTTCAGGAGCGTCGCGCACCGCGTGGTGGCCAACAGCGTGGGGCCCCGGATGTCGGTGGCGTGCTTCTTCAGGGCCAAGGGAGCGACCGTGTGCGCCCCGGTGGCCATGGACGGGGGTGGCCCGCCGCGCTACCGGACCGTCACGGCGGAGGAGCTGCTCCGCTCGTCCGGGAAGCAGAACGGGCTCCGCGACGTGAGGCTCTAG